Proteins encoded in a region of the Mycolicibacterium duvalii genome:
- a CDS encoding MCE family protein produces the protein MKPLHTARRAAALAMVTMLAATACAFEGVNSLPLPGTVGREDGASIFTVELANVGTLESNSPVLVDDVVVGSIRSIGIAGRHAEVTIRVQRGVEIPANAIATVGQTSLLGSMHLELAPPGGERPAGVLASGATIGLDRSSTYPSTEQTLAALSTVVNAGGLGQIGDVVHSFNDVFTGRQSDIRELLGRLDTFVGVLSAQTADILATITELDRFAATVNAQRDVVSRALRDIPPALEALLRQRPRLIEALDALRRFSDTAATVIHSVETDLVANLAHLEPVFRALSDVGPDIGTGLGYALTFPLNQNIIDRGVRGDYMNLFVTVDLTLGRFKRGLLAGTSFGDENAPLVPAPGDPGYDTFYSKNAQGQAVAPPPGVMGPDRLPTGGG, from the coding sequence GTGAAGCCACTCCACACGGCGCGGCGCGCCGCTGCGCTGGCCATGGTAACGATGCTCGCCGCGACGGCATGCGCCTTTGAGGGGGTGAACTCGCTACCGCTGCCCGGCACGGTCGGACGGGAGGACGGTGCGTCCATATTCACCGTCGAGCTCGCCAACGTCGGTACCCTCGAAAGCAATTCGCCGGTGCTGGTCGATGACGTGGTGGTCGGTAGCATTCGCAGCATCGGGATCGCGGGGCGGCACGCCGAGGTGACGATCCGAGTGCAGCGCGGCGTCGAGATCCCGGCGAACGCGATCGCCACGGTGGGACAGACCAGTCTGCTCGGCTCGATGCACCTCGAACTCGCCCCGCCCGGCGGCGAGCGCCCCGCCGGTGTGTTGGCCTCCGGCGCCACCATCGGTCTGGACCGATCGTCGACCTACCCCTCCACCGAACAGACGCTGGCCGCGCTGTCGACGGTGGTCAACGCCGGTGGCCTGGGCCAGATCGGCGACGTCGTGCATTCCTTCAACGACGTCTTCACCGGCCGTCAGAGCGACATTCGCGAGCTGCTGGGCAGACTCGACACCTTTGTCGGCGTGCTGTCGGCTCAGACCGCCGACATCCTGGCCACGATCACCGAACTCGATCGGTTCGCCGCGACCGTGAACGCCCAGCGCGACGTGGTCAGCAGAGCACTTCGCGACATTCCGCCCGCGCTGGAAGCGCTGCTGCGCCAGCGGCCCCGCTTGATCGAGGCGCTCGACGCGCTGCGCCGGTTCAGCGACACCGCGGCCACCGTGATCCACTCGGTCGAAACCGATCTGGTGGCCAACCTCGCACACCTGGAACCGGTCTTCCGCGCCCTGTCCGACGTCGGACCTGACATCGGCACGGGGCTGGGTTATGCGCTGACGTTTCCGTTAAACCAGAACATCATCGACCGCGGCGTGCGCGGTGACTACATGAACCTGTTCGTCACCGTCGACCTGACGCTGGGCCGCTTCAAGCGGGGCCTGCTGGCCGGGACCTCGTTCGGTGACGAGAACGCCCCGCTGGTGCCCGCACCGGGCGACCCCGGCTATGACACGTTTTATTCGAAGAACGCCCAGGGCCAGGCGGTGGCGCCGCCGCCCGGGGTGATGGGACCCGACCGGTTGCCGACGGGTGGCGGCTGA
- a CDS encoding MCE family protein, protein MLTGMVRIQLTLFAIASIVGISVMVVQYIRVPTLLGVGRLEIALQLPEAGGLYRFANVTYRGVQIGKVTAVDVHRDGALATLSLADSPRVPADLQAEVRSVSAVGEQYVDLQPRTDSGPYLEDGAVIPTSAVTVPQQVAPMMRNLSALVTSIPKDKLDRLLDESFTAFHGAGYDLQTLTESTSRIAADTDSVADRTSALIEDSAPVLDGQVAGADALATWSARLAALSAQLVARDPEIRTIIESGSPAAQEVSQLLEQVRPTLPVLLANLTSLGQVGLTYRPGLEQLLVLLPPASAFYQSAVGSNNATGIPVGDFRISVDDPPACTVGFLPPSSWRSPADTTTIDTPDGLYCKLPQDSPIAVRGVRNLPCMDVPGKRAPTVELCRSDRGFQPLAARQHALGPYPFDPNLIGQGVAPDDRVTRDERLFSPPAGTPMPPEAPPPSPVAVATYDPQTGRVATDDGRAVQQTDLVAPADSWEDLVWPTVP, encoded by the coding sequence ATGCTCACCGGGATGGTGCGGATTCAGTTGACGCTGTTCGCGATCGCGTCGATCGTCGGGATCTCGGTGATGGTCGTGCAGTACATCCGCGTGCCGACGCTGCTCGGGGTCGGACGCCTCGAGATCGCGTTGCAGCTACCCGAGGCCGGCGGGCTGTACCGTTTCGCCAATGTCACCTACCGGGGCGTGCAGATCGGCAAGGTGACCGCCGTCGACGTCCATCGCGACGGCGCCCTCGCCACGCTGTCTTTGGCGGATTCGCCCCGGGTGCCGGCCGATCTGCAGGCCGAGGTGCGCAGCGTGTCAGCCGTCGGCGAACAGTACGTCGATCTGCAGCCCCGCACCGACTCTGGGCCTTACCTCGAAGACGGCGCGGTGATCCCCACGTCGGCGGTGACCGTCCCGCAGCAGGTCGCGCCCATGATGCGGAATCTCAGCGCGCTGGTGACCAGCATCCCGAAGGACAAACTCGACAGGTTGCTCGACGAGTCGTTCACCGCGTTCCACGGGGCGGGCTACGACCTGCAGACACTGACCGAGTCCACCTCGCGGATCGCCGCTGACACCGACAGCGTGGCCGATCGCACCTCGGCGCTGATCGAGGACAGCGCCCCGGTGCTCGACGGCCAGGTCGCCGGCGCCGACGCGCTGGCGACCTGGTCGGCCCGGCTGGCCGCGCTCAGCGCCCAGCTGGTGGCCCGCGACCCGGAGATCCGTACCATCATCGAGTCGGGATCCCCTGCAGCGCAGGAAGTCTCGCAGCTCCTCGAGCAGGTGCGGCCGACTCTGCCGGTGCTGTTGGCCAACCTGACGTCGCTGGGCCAGGTGGGACTGACCTATCGACCCGGGCTCGAGCAGCTCCTGGTGCTCCTGCCGCCGGCTTCGGCGTTCTACCAGTCCGCGGTCGGCTCCAACAACGCCACCGGCATCCCGGTCGGGGACTTCCGGATCTCGGTCGACGACCCTCCCGCGTGCACCGTCGGGTTTCTCCCGCCGTCGTCGTGGCGGTCACCGGCGGACACCACCACCATCGACACGCCCGACGGTCTGTACTGCAAACTGCCGCAGGACTCCCCGATCGCGGTGCGCGGAGTGCGCAACCTTCCGTGTATGGATGTTCCCGGCAAGCGCGCGCCGACCGTCGAGTTGTGCCGTAGCGACCGAGGTTTCCAGCCGCTGGCCGCCCGTCAGCACGCGCTGGGACCGTACCCGTTCGATCCCAACCTCATCGGGCAGGGCGTCGCACCCGATGACCGGGTCACGCGCGACGAGCGGCTGTTCAGCCCGCCGGCCGGCACTCCGATGCCGCCCGAAGCGCCCCCACCCTCGCCGGTCGCGGTCGCCACCTACGACCCGCAAACCGGTCGGGTCGCCACCGACGACGGCAGGGCCGTGCAGCAGACCGATCTGGTGGCGCCCGCCGACAGCTGGGAGGACCTGGTATGGCCCACCGTGCCCTGA